The Alteriqipengyuania halimionae genome contains a region encoding:
- a CDS encoding cysteine desulfurase, translated as MSETLVTSRKQDFPGLLTPEGEAWHYLDTAASAQKPQAVIDAMSRALGRDYATVHRGVYNRSAQMTLGYEAARKRVAEFIGAKSENEIVFVRGATEGINLVAESWGGANLQPGDRIMLSALEHHSNIVPWQLLAERTGAEIDVCPLTEDGRIDLDAMESMLTERHKLVALAHVSNVLGSVLDAKRAASLAHGAGAKLLLDGCQAAPRMALDMQALDCDFYVFSGHKIYGPTGIGVLWAREALLEAMPPWQGGGAMIDKVSFAGTTYAPPPQRFEAGTPMITEAIALHAAIDYVSALGLDTLFDHESALAANARAALRDTNKVTLFGPDKSAGIVSFALDGVHPHDLGTILDEENVAIRAGHHCAQPLMEHLGVPATARASFGLYSDESDVDALMRGIERTLRIFG; from the coding sequence GTGAGCGAAACGTTAGTCACCTCTCGCAAGCAGGATTTTCCCGGCCTCCTCACGCCCGAGGGGGAGGCATGGCATTACCTCGATACCGCCGCTTCTGCGCAGAAGCCGCAGGCGGTGATCGACGCGATGAGCCGGGCGCTCGGCCGCGATTACGCGACCGTCCATCGCGGGGTCTACAATCGCTCGGCCCAGATGACGCTGGGCTATGAGGCCGCGCGCAAGCGTGTTGCCGAATTCATCGGGGCAAAGAGCGAGAACGAGATCGTGTTCGTCCGCGGCGCGACCGAGGGAATCAATCTCGTCGCCGAAAGCTGGGGCGGGGCAAACCTGCAGCCGGGCGACCGGATCATGCTCTCCGCGCTCGAGCACCATTCCAATATCGTGCCGTGGCAGCTGCTGGCCGAGCGCACCGGCGCCGAAATCGATGTCTGCCCGCTGACCGAAGATGGGCGGATCGATCTGGATGCGATGGAAAGCATGCTGACCGAGCGGCACAAGCTGGTCGCGTTGGCGCATGTTTCGAACGTTCTCGGCTCGGTACTTGATGCCAAGCGGGCGGCCAGCCTTGCGCATGGCGCGGGCGCAAAACTGCTGCTCGACGGGTGCCAGGCCGCACCGCGCATGGCGCTCGATATGCAAGCGCTCGATTGCGACTTTTACGTGTTCTCGGGACACAAGATCTACGGCCCGACCGGGATCGGTGTGCTGTGGGCGCGCGAAGCGCTGCTCGAGGCGATGCCTCCGTGGCAGGGCGGGGGCGCGATGATCGACAAGGTGTCGTTCGCCGGCACGACCTATGCTCCGCCGCCCCAGCGCTTCGAAGCGGGCACGCCGATGATTACCGAGGCGATCGCGCTGCATGCGGCGATCGATTATGTCTCTGCGCTGGGTCTCGATACGCTGTTCGATCATGAAAGCGCGCTGGCCGCCAATGCGCGCGCGGCTCTGCGCGACACCAACAAGGTCACGTTGTTCGGTCCCGATAAAAGCGCCGGAATCGTCAGTTTTGCCCTCGATGGGGTTCACCCGCACGATCTCGGCACCATATTGGACGAGGAAAACGTCGCGATCCGCGCCGGGCATCACTGCGCCCAGCCGCTGATGGAGCATCTGGGCGTCCCCGCCACCGCGCGGGCCAGTTTCGGCCTTTATAGCGACGAAAGCGATGTCGATGCGCTGATGCGCGGCATCGAGAGAACACTCAGGATTTTCGGATGA
- a CDS encoding SUF system Fe-S cluster assembly protein, which produces MSEASENKDYVAAPSPLDQVVAPKPPRARVSDAVDPEPASESAGEKLERKRDYLAGFLDKQPDAAPEAGAGGALQQAVVDALKEIYDPEIPVNIYDLGLIYDVEVSDEADVKVIMTLTTPHCPVAESMPGEVELRAGSVPGVRHAEVDLVWDPPWGPDKMTDEARLELGML; this is translated from the coding sequence ATGAGCGAAGCAAGCGAAAACAAGGATTACGTGGCGGCTCCCTCGCCGCTCGACCAGGTCGTGGCCCCCAAGCCGCCGCGGGCGCGCGTGTCGGACGCGGTCGATCCGGAGCCCGCCAGCGAAAGCGCAGGCGAAAAGCTCGAGCGCAAACGCGATTACCTTGCCGGGTTCCTGGACAAGCAGCCCGATGCGGCGCCCGAAGCCGGGGCGGGTGGCGCACTGCAGCAGGCGGTGGTTGATGCGTTGAAGGAAATCTACGACCCGGAAATTCCGGTCAATATCTACGATCTCGGCCTGATCTACGATGTCGAGGTTTCGGACGAAGCAGATGTGAAAGTTATCATGACTCTCACCACCCCGCACTGCCCGGTGGCCGAGAGCATGCCCGGAGAAGTCGAACTGCGCGCGGGTTCGGTGCCCGGCGTGCGCCATGCCGAAGTCGATCTCGTCTGGGATCCGCCGTGGGGCCCGGACAAAATGACCGACGAAGCCCGCCTCGAATTGGGTATGCTATAA
- a CDS encoding SufD family Fe-S cluster assembly protein codes for MATLPTNRDEAWRYSDVAALEGVSLDKWREISVPAGETFRQLIAIEDETSDPDGTELHRYRIDIGEGARAEIFGVIASAQLGRIEIEVRLAKGAHFELGGVTVGGRSTVREFVTRTVHAEPEATSNQVVRAAHWGQGTGNFLGNIDVVRDAQKTDAAQDFKGLLLEKGATVNAVPQLEIFADDVKCAHGAAIGQLDETARFYMAARGLSPELSRRLLVQAFIGNAFVALDDEDERERLMRIALDKLDRHL; via the coding sequence ATGGCTACTCTCCCAACCAATCGCGACGAAGCCTGGCGCTATTCGGACGTCGCTGCGCTCGAGGGCGTGTCGCTCGACAAATGGCGCGAAATTTCCGTCCCTGCGGGCGAGACGTTTCGCCAATTGATCGCGATCGAGGATGAGACCAGCGATCCCGACGGCACCGAGCTTCATCGCTACAGGATCGACATCGGCGAAGGCGCGCGCGCAGAGATCTTCGGCGTGATCGCTTCGGCCCAGCTCGGACGCATCGAAATCGAAGTGCGGCTGGCGAAAGGCGCCCATTTCGAACTTGGCGGTGTGACTGTCGGCGGTCGCAGCACGGTGCGCGAATTCGTCACCCGCACTGTCCATGCCGAACCCGAAGCGACTTCAAACCAGGTGGTCCGCGCCGCGCATTGGGGGCAGGGAACGGGCAATTTCCTCGGCAATATCGATGTCGTGCGCGATGCGCAGAAGACCGACGCGGCCCAAGATTTCAAGGGTCTGCTGCTGGAGAAGGGCGCGACCGTGAACGCCGTGCCCCAGCTCGAAATTTTCGCCGACGACGTCAAATGCGCCCACGGCGCGGCGATCGGCCAGCTCGACGAGACGGCACGCTTCTACATGGCGGCGCGCGGGCTTTCGCCCGAACTGTCGCGGCGGCTGCTCGTGCAGGCCTTTATCGGCAATGCGTTCGTTGCGCTCGACGATGAAGACGAACGCGAACGCCTGATGCGGATCGCGCTCGACAAGCTGGACCGGCATCTGTGA
- a CDS encoding SUF system Fe-S cluster assembly regulator has protein sequence MRLSNLADYAVVMMCAAARHCGGARTSASELAAETGLPVPTVQKLVSKLSSAGLLRSTRGAGGGLQLARPAAAITVADIVEAVEGPIALTACVEGEDCAVGADCHMRPHWPLINDALRGALADIPLTQLAQQRELA, from the coding sequence ATGCGCCTCAGCAACCTTGCAGACTATGCCGTCGTCATGATGTGCGCCGCCGCGCGCCATTGCGGTGGCGCGCGTACCTCTGCGTCGGAACTGGCGGCGGAAACCGGTCTGCCGGTGCCGACGGTGCAGAAGCTCGTCAGCAAACTTTCGTCCGCTGGCCTGCTGCGCTCCACGCGGGGTGCAGGTGGTGGCTTGCAACTTGCACGTCCGGCGGCGGCGATCACCGTCGCCGATATCGTCGAAGCGGTCGAAGGGCCGATTGCACTGACTGCCTGCGTCGAGGGTGAGGACTGTGCGGTCGGTGCCGATTGCCACATGCGCCCGCACTGGCCGCTGATCAACGACGCGCTGCGCGGCGCGCTCGCCGACATTCCGCTGACGCAACTGGCGCAGCAAAGAGAACTCGCATGA
- the sufB gene encoding Fe-S cluster assembly protein SufB, protein MTDQIDLKAKPEQDAEAREAAAKAAEYEFGWHSDIDTEFAPKGLTEDTVKYISAKKKEPEWMLEWRLKAFRLWQDMEEPDWAKLGYPEIDYQDAYYYAEPKKKEELESLDELDPEIKRVYDKLGIPIGEQEVLAGVKGARKVAVDAVFDSVSVATTFREELKKAGVIFLSISEAIREYPALVKKWLGKVVPQRDNYFATLNCAVFSDGTFVYIPEGVRCPMELSTYFRINAENTGQFERTLIVAEKGSYVSYLEGCTAPMRDENQLHAAVVELVAMDDAEIKYSTVQNWYPGNAEGVGGIYNFVTKRGLCQGARSKISWTQVETGSAVTWKYPSCVLNGVDSVGEFYSVAVTNNHQQADTGTKMIHNASGTRSTIISKGISAGQSQNTYRGRVAVAANAENVRNRTECDSLLIGDRCGAHTVPYIEVKNPSAQIEHEATTSKISDDQLFYAMQRGLDEEQAMALIVNGFAKEVLKELPMEFAVEAQKLLAISLEGSVG, encoded by the coding sequence ATGACCGATCAGATAGACCTCAAAGCCAAGCCCGAACAGGATGCCGAAGCCCGCGAAGCGGCTGCCAAGGCGGCCGAATACGAATTTGGCTGGCATTCGGATATCGATACCGAATTCGCGCCCAAGGGCCTCACCGAAGACACGGTGAAATATATCTCCGCCAAGAAGAAAGAGCCCGAATGGATGCTCGAATGGCGGCTGAAGGCCTTCCGTCTGTGGCAGGATATGGAAGAGCCCGACTGGGCCAAACTCGGCTATCCCGAAATCGATTATCAGGACGCGTACTACTACGCCGAGCCGAAGAAGAAGGAAGAGCTGGAATCGCTCGACGAGCTCGATCCCGAGATCAAGCGGGTCTACGACAAGCTCGGCATCCCGATCGGAGAGCAGGAAGTGCTCGCCGGGGTGAAGGGCGCGCGCAAGGTTGCTGTGGACGCGGTGTTCGACAGTGTGTCGGTCGCCACCACCTTCCGCGAGGAATTGAAGAAAGCGGGCGTCATCTTCCTCTCGATCAGCGAGGCGATCCGCGAGTATCCCGCGCTGGTGAAGAAATGGCTCGGCAAGGTCGTGCCGCAGCGCGACAATTATTTCGCGACGCTCAATTGCGCGGTCTTTTCCGACGGCACCTTCGTCTACATTCCCGAGGGCGTACGCTGCCCGATGGAGCTGTCGACCTATTTCCGCATCAATGCCGAGAATACGGGCCAGTTCGAACGCACGCTGATCGTGGCCGAGAAGGGCAGTTACGTCAGCTATCTCGAAGGCTGTACCGCGCCGATGCGCGACGAGAACCAGCTCCACGCCGCCGTGGTCGAGCTGGTCGCGATGGACGATGCCGAGATCAAGTATTCGACCGTGCAGAACTGGTATCCCGGCAATGCCGAGGGCGTGGGCGGGATCTACAATTTCGTCACCAAGCGCGGGCTGTGCCAGGGCGCGCGTAGCAAAATCAGTTGGACCCAGGTCGAAACCGGCAGCGCGGTGACATGGAAATACCCCTCCTGCGTGCTCAACGGCGTGGATAGTGTCGGCGAATTCTACTCGGTCGCGGTGACCAACAACCACCAGCAGGCCGATACCGGCACCAAGATGATCCACAATGCCAGCGGCACGCGCAGCACGATCATCTCCAAGGGCATCAGCGCGGGCCAGTCGCAGAACACCTATCGCGGCCGCGTGGCGGTGGCGGCCAATGCCGAGAACGTGCGCAACCGGACCGAGTGCGACAGCCTCCTGATTGGCGATCGATGCGGCGCGCACACCGTGCCCTATATCGAGGTCAAGAACCCCAGCGCCCAGATCGAGCACGAAGCGACCACCAGCAAGATTTCCGACGACCAGCTGTTCTACGCCATGCAGCGCGGGCTCGACGAAGAGCAGGCGATGGCGCTGATCGTCAACGGCTTCGCCAAGGAAGTACTGAAAGAACTGCCGATGGAATTCGCGGTCGAAGCGCAGAAGCTGCTGGCAATCTCGCTCGAAGGGAGTGTGGGGTGA
- a CDS encoding HesB/IscA family protein — translation MTTDTTTRTRPAPKAAVILTQAAEQRVADLMAKAPDDAIGVKLSTPRRGCSGLAYSVDYVSEEQGFDEKIETPGGTFYIDGASVLYLVGSTMDWVEDDFTAGFVFDNPNAKGACGCGESFMV, via the coding sequence ATGACCACCGACACGACAACCCGCACCCGCCCCGCACCCAAGGCCGCCGTCATCCTGACGCAAGCGGCCGAGCAGCGCGTCGCCGATCTGATGGCGAAGGCACCCGACGATGCGATCGGGGTCAAGCTTTCCACCCCGCGTCGCGGTTGTTCGGGATTGGCCTATTCGGTCGATTACGTGAGCGAGGAGCAGGGCTTCGACGAGAAGATCGAAACCCCCGGCGGCACCTTTTACATCGACGGGGCGAGCGTGCTCTACCTCGTCGGCAGCACGATGGACTGGGTGGAAGACGATTTCACCGCCGGTTTCGTGTTCGACAATCCCAACGCCAAGGGCGCCTGTGGTTGTGGCGAGAGTTTCATGGTATAG
- a CDS encoding endonuclease domain-containing protein → MTERKTLQLRSPDEQSDTTPAIKKKGRGWEISEKRLDALHERAREMRRFSSDAHKALAKRFAEADMGPYDFKRHAVVGSAIVDFVCHRLGMAIDIDEEGENETLAKRRDKSLEAVGIRVMRIKAEDILERIDDVLPRITAGMRMRIGDKREARAAHRATMRRSSPRPEADFDRPQGDAEPQGDSEPEGGADA, encoded by the coding sequence ATGACCGAACGTAAAACTCTCCAGCTCCGCTCGCCCGACGAGCAATCCGACACGACCCCCGCCATCAAGAAGAAGGGTCGCGGGTGGGAAATTTCGGAAAAGCGGCTTGATGCGCTGCATGAGCGGGCGCGCGAGATGCGCCGCTTTTCTTCGGATGCACACAAGGCGTTGGCGAAGCGCTTTGCCGAGGCCGACATGGGCCCCTACGATTTCAAGCGGCATGCGGTGGTCGGCTCGGCGATCGTCGATTTCGTCTGCCACCGGCTCGGCATGGCGATAGATATCGACGAAGAAGGCGAGAACGAGACGCTGGCCAAGCGCCGCGACAAGAGCCTCGAGGCGGTCGGCATCCGCGTGATGCGGATCAAGGCCGAGGACATCCTCGAACGGATCGACGACGTGCTGCCCCGCATCACCGCCGGCATGCGCATGCGCATCGGCGACAAACGCGAAGCCCGTGCCGCGCACCGTGCCACCATGCGGCGCTCCAGCCCGCGTCCGGAAGCGGACTTCGATCGCCCCCAGGGTGATGCCGAACCGCAGGGCGATTCCGAACCAGAAGGCGGAGCCGACGCGTGA
- the sufC gene encoding Fe-S cluster assembly ATPase SufC gives MLKIDNLHAEIDGKPILKGLTLEVNAGEVHAIMGPNGAGKSTLAYVLGGRPGYEVTEGSVTFAGKDLLDLEPHERAAAGLFLGFQYPVEIPGVSNVQFLREAVNAQREERGEEPLTGGEFLKRAKEKAALLQLDMDMLKRHVNVGFSGGEKKRAEMVQMGILDPSFAVLDETDSGLDIDALKTVGEGINAIMRSPEKGVLLITHYQRLLDYVRPDYVHILADGRIVKTGDADLAKQLEAEGYDEVMAA, from the coding sequence ATGCTGAAAATCGACAACCTTCATGCCGAAATCGACGGCAAGCCGATCCTCAAGGGCCTGACCCTCGAAGTGAATGCAGGCGAGGTCCACGCGATCATGGGGCCCAATGGCGCGGGCAAATCGACCCTCGCCTATGTGCTGGGCGGACGTCCGGGTTACGAAGTGACCGAAGGATCGGTCACCTTCGCGGGCAAGGATCTGCTCGATCTCGAACCGCATGAGCGCGCCGCCGCGGGCCTTTTTCTGGGTTTCCAGTACCCGGTCGAGATTCCCGGCGTCTCCAACGTGCAGTTCCTACGCGAGGCGGTGAACGCGCAGCGCGAAGAGCGCGGCGAGGAACCGCTCACCGGCGGCGAATTCCTCAAGCGAGCGAAGGAAAAGGCAGCGCTGCTCCAGCTCGATATGGACATGCTCAAGCGGCACGTGAATGTCGGTTTTTCGGGCGGCGAGAAGAAGCGTGCCGAAATGGTCCAGATGGGCATTCTCGATCCGTCCTTCGCGGTGCTCGACGAGACCGATAGCGGGCTCGATATCGATGCGCTGAAGACGGTGGGCGAGGGCATCAATGCGATCATGCGCAGCCCCGAAAAGGGCGTGCTGCTGATCACACATTATCAGCGCCTGCTCGATTACGTGCGGCCTGATTACGTCCACATCCTCGCCGATGGCCGCATCGTGAAGACCGGCGATGCCGATCTCGCCAAGCAGCTCGAGGCCGAGGGCTATGACGAGGTGATGGCGGCTTGA
- a CDS encoding VOC family protein: MTVLRIVPDFGSENPQQEASFYERLFDLDIVMDQGFIVTVASDERAKPQLSIMKEGGSGAPVPSLSIEVDDVEEAHRRAQQLDAEIVYPITNEPWGVRRFFVKDPSGRILNILQHTS; encoded by the coding sequence GTGACGGTACTCAGAATTGTTCCGGATTTCGGCTCCGAGAACCCACAGCAAGAAGCGTCGTTCTATGAGCGCTTGTTTGACCTCGATATCGTGATGGATCAGGGATTCATTGTGACTGTCGCGTCAGATGAGCGGGCCAAGCCGCAGCTCAGCATCATGAAAGAGGGAGGTTCGGGCGCACCTGTCCCGAGCCTCTCAATTGAAGTTGACGATGTCGAGGAAGCTCACAGACGCGCTCAGCAATTGGACGCCGAGATCGTCTATCCGATTACCAATGAGCCATGGGGAGTACGACGATTTTTCGTCAAAGATCCGTCCGGGCGCATACTCAATATCTTGCAGCATACCTCATGA